AATTAGTCATTTACTTCAGGTTCAAATTTTTATACCCAACTCATAAAAAGCTCACAGTGAGAtatgtgtgttttgttgttttttttttttgctttgttttgttttttgggtggGGCACTTCTTTGGTTTGTCTCATTCCCATTTCCAGCTCCTCAACTGCATCTTCAGTCATCTGGGCTACACTCAGAAGGTGGCCATTCCTTTCCATTTTAGtcatttctcttctcattttaattttttacttaccTTTCCTGAAGCCTTTATCTTATCCTAAGCCTCTTGGTTGAAAAGCTAGTCATTTGTCTTATTCAGTTCTATTTAAGATAGGCCCTGGTGAAATtctgtgtgttggggggggggggtgagtggGGAATTTTGAGTGTAAATATAGTGTATGAAATCTAAACATAAATTTCAACTTAGAAGATggggaatttttcttttatattcttaaagGTAAACTGAATTATAGAAGGGGCACATCCCAAAGTGGGGTGTGATTTTCTTGCATTCATTCTGTAGAAGAgtaattttccttctctttctcctcagaAAACTGTATCACACATACTGAAGGACCTCCAGAAATAGCTCAGATGCAAGGTCTTGAGTGAAGAATCTTTGAGTTCTTGCTGAGGTATCTGGACATCTAGGATCATATAAGTGACTCGAAGACCTAGAAATGGCACTGTCTAAAAGCCAAGTCCACTGGTCCAAAGAAGACATCCTGATGTTACTGGAATGCATGGAGAATAACCTTCCATCCAATGACCAACACAAGTTCAAAACAACCCAGTCTCATTTGGATTGGGAAAAAGTagcttttaaagatttttctggaGAAATGTGCAAACTCAAATGGTTAGAGCTTTCTCATAATTTGAGGAAGTTTCGCACTTTAACGGAATTAGTCTTGGAAGCTCGAGAACTTGCTAAAAATCCCCGcaaaagcaaaaaagacaaaaaacatccAGATTTTCCCAAGAAGCCCTTAACTGCTTATTTCCGCTTCTTCAAAGAGAAGTGTTCTGAGTACTCCCAAATGCACCCTGAGCTCAAAAAGCAGGAGCTCACCAAGGTCCTGTCCAAGAAATACAAGGAGCTCCCAGAGCAGATTAAACTGAAATATACTGAAGATTTCCAGAGGGAGAAACAGGAATTTAAGGAAAAACTTGCTCAGTTCAGAGAAGAACACCCTGATCTCATCCAGAACCCCAAGAGACCTAATATCCCCAACAAGCACCAAGCCCAATCCCAAGAGACTTCTccagaaaatgtgaaagaaatgaagtccCTTCCAGAAACTAACGACTTTTCCAAAAAGATGAAATTCAATGGTGAGCCCATCAAGCCTCCAATGAATGGATACCACAAGTTCCATGAGGATTTGTGGTCGACTATGGAGTTGCAACACATGTCAGTGAGAGAGCGCACGGTGGAGATTGGAAGACGTTGGCAGCGTGTCCCACCGAACATGAAGAAGCAATATGAGAAATGggctgagaagctgcagcaacAGTACAAGGTGGACATGGATCTTTGGCTCAAGAGTCTGTCTCCCAAGGAATACGCTGCATACAGAGAGTCCACCTCTGTTAAGCGCAAGAATATGGACATGATGGGAGGCTCGAGCCCCAAGTTCAGACGGACAGCTCTACAGTCCCCATCAATGAAGAGCCTGCCAGAAAGCCATGGAGAGGAGCAGGGAATGCAGACTCTAGGGACACATTCATCAGAGACTGTTCAGGTTGCTTACCATCCCTCACAGGGGTCAGAAGAAACTAAGAAGGAAGATGGGGAAGATGATGAAGACATTAAGTCCCCAGATTCCAGCAGTGGAGGTGAAGATGAAGACAGTGAGTCTGAGGACGGTGACTCCAGCTCTTCTTCTTCAGAGGACATCTCTGACTCACACTGCAACTGAACTGGGCCCTCACCCTCAAGACTTGGAGAGAGAACTATCAGCAAATGTCCGGGGCATCTTTGTCAAGGGGAGGAGACTCTTCCCTGCCCCTGCACAGGCCCTCCTAGGAGAATAACTTTAAGTCTGAGCTGGTATCTCCAACCCACCCCCACACCTCAAAATCATTCTGAGGCACACCATGTGATTACACTTCTTGGAATAAATAATGAGGTGATTGGGTGGTGGAGGACACATGGGATTAGACTGAATATTCCTGAACTGAGAAGTTTGCTCTTCATCTT
This genomic stretch from Choloepus didactylus isolate mChoDid1 chromosome 6, mChoDid1.pri, whole genome shotgun sequence harbors:
- the LOC119537807 gene encoding upstream-binding factor 1-like protein 1, with protein sequence MALSKSQVHWSKEDILMLLECMENNLPSNDQHKFKTTQSHLDWEKVAFKDFSGEMCKLKWLELSHNLRKFRTLTELVLEARELAKNPRKSKKDKKHPDFPKKPLTAYFRFFKEKCSEYSQMHPELKKQELTKVLSKKYKELPEQIKLKYTEDFQREKQEFKEKLAQFREEHPDLIQNPKRPNIPNKHQAQSQETSPENVKEMKSLPETNDFSKKMKFNGEPIKPPMNGYHKFHEDLWSTMELQHMSVRERTVEIGRRWQRVPPNMKKQYEKWAEKLQQQYKVDMDLWLKSLSPKEYAAYRESTSVKRKNMDMMGGSSPKFRRTALQSPSMKSLPESHGEEQGMQTLGTHSSETVQVAYHPSQGSEETKKEDGEDDEDIKSPDSSSGGEDEDSESEDGDSSSSSSEDISDSHCN